A region from the Xenopus laevis strain J_2021 chromosome 4S, Xenopus_laevis_v10.1, whole genome shotgun sequence genome encodes:
- the ifitm1.S gene encoding dispanin subfamily A member 2b, producing MKSGGSPQPPAYDNQQETRDFMVLSPQTQSTVVNIQPTEEPQRDYLVWSIFNLVHFNFCCLGLLALVFSVKSRDRKQVRDTNGAKHYASTSRSLNIATTVLSILCFIIFFILFFTGIFAHRN from the exons ATGAAGAGCGGTGGATCCCCCCAACCTCCGGCCTATGACAACCAGCAAGAGACCAGAGATTTTATGGTTCTCTCCCCCCAAACACAGTCCACGGTGGTGAATATCCAGCCAACTGAAGAGCCCCAAAGAGATTACCTGGTGTGGTCCATTTTCAATCTTGTCCACTTCAATTTCTGCTGCTTGGGATTGCTCGCCCTTGTGTTCTCCGTCAAG TCACGGGATCGCAAGCAGGTCCGAGACACGAATGGGGCCAAGCATTACGCCTCCACATCCCGATCTCTCAACATCGCCACCACCGTCCTTAGCATCCTCTGTTTCATCATCTTTTTCATACTGTTTTTCACGGGAATATTTGCACACAGAAATTAG